The following are from one region of the Stanieria sp. NIES-3757 genome:
- a CDS encoding putative transposase — protein MKYSSSLSDEEWEILEPLLVKILPTKKQTRPANWTRREILDGILYQLKNGCNWADLPKDLPPYSTVYWHYKQWRKVGVFEKLMNALHEQVRQQVKKNLSGQH, from the coding sequence ATGAAGTATTCCAGTAGCCTTAGCGATGAAGAATGGGAAATTCTAGAACCCCTGTTAGTTAAGATATTGCCGACTAAGAAGCAAACCCGACCTGCCAATTGGACAAGGCGAGAAATCCTTGACGGAATACTCTATCAACTCAAAAATGGTTGTAATTGGGCAGACTTGCCCAAAGATTTACCTCCCTACTCAACTGTCTATTGGCACTACAAGCAGTGGCGAAAGGTAGGGGTGTTTGAAAAGCTCATGAATGCCTTACATGAACAAGTACGTCAGCAGGTTAAAAAAAACCTAAGTGGACAACATTAA
- a CDS encoding glycoside hydrolase family 57: MKQLHNAENSLLIGHILSMAFGLAGIILVLPNAEFQAKLTQFEWGQTIFSWSMASGGVMYMLLGTLAVAFYAYRTIGKWHWLSFMLPAIALSLGSELLGTSTGFPFGHYRYLSGLGYKIAGLVPFTIPLSWFYLGFSAYIIARSGLQALPMKSWLRQLLAIAIGSLCLTSWDFVLDPAMSQAPIPFWIWDQPGAFFGMPYQNFAGWLGTGIVFMTVATLLWRIKPLQLPYRDLGLPLAIYLSNFAFATVLSWAAGIYPPIFLGVMLGVLPVLVFYAIAKNQVIASVDKAELTMTKIPVASVGAIEP; the protein is encoded by the coding sequence ATGAAACAACTGCATAATGCCGAAAATTCTTTGTTAATCGGTCACATCTTATCGATGGCTTTTGGATTAGCAGGGATTATTTTAGTTTTACCTAATGCCGAATTTCAAGCTAAATTAACTCAATTTGAATGGGGACAAACTATTTTTAGTTGGTCGATGGCTAGTGGTGGTGTCATGTATATGCTTTTAGGCACATTAGCAGTAGCATTTTATGCCTATCGAACTATAGGTAAATGGCATTGGCTAAGTTTTATGTTGCCTGCGATCGCGTTATCTTTAGGTAGCGAATTATTAGGTACTAGCACGGGATTTCCTTTTGGTCATTATCGTTATCTTAGTGGTTTGGGTTATAAAATTGCGGGATTAGTTCCTTTTACAATTCCTTTATCCTGGTTTTACTTAGGTTTTAGTGCTTATATTATTGCTCGTAGTGGTTTACAAGCTCTTCCAATGAAATCCTGGTTACGGCAACTACTAGCGATCGCAATTGGCTCATTGTGTCTGACTTCTTGGGATTTTGTTCTCGATCCTGCTATGAGTCAAGCTCCGATTCCGTTTTGGATTTGGGATCAACCAGGTGCATTTTTTGGAATGCCTTATCAAAACTTTGCTGGTTGGTTAGGAACTGGGATTGTTTTTATGACGGTGGCAACTTTATTATGGCGAATCAAACCCTTGCAATTACCTTATCGCGATTTAGGATTACCTTTAGCCATATATTTAAGTAACTTTGCTTTTGCTACAGTTTTGAGTTGGGCAGCAGGAATTTATCCTCCGATCTTTTTAGGAGTAATGTTGGGTGTTTTGCCTGTCTTAGTTTTTTACGCAATAGCAAAAAATCAAGTTATTGCTTCTGTAGATAAAGCTGAATTAACTATGACAAAAATTCCAGTTGCTTCTGTGGGAGCAATTGAGCCTTAA
- a CDS encoding Glutamate synthase (ferredoxin) — protein sequence MSKKQNMTKLDVATNNKQLKSEKTLTPFQGQRWLAEERDACGVGFIAYCDSRATHKLIEQALKALGCMEHRGGCSADRDSGDGAGIMTALPDAVIKTWFDEHQIPMPKREKYGVGMVFLPQNEAKTTECKKFIEETIKAENLTVLGWRVVPVKPEVLGTQARENQPRIEQVLVTSPEGLSGDDLDRKLYVARSRIGKKLSDDFYICSFSCRTIVYKGMVRAEVLGEFYEDLKNTNYESAFAVYHRRFSTNTMPKWPFAQPMRLLGHNGEINTLLGNINWMATREQNLKVPGWTSEELEGLTPIVNTDNSDSYNLDSVMELLVRTGRSLPEAAMILVPEAYQNQPELQKYPEITDFYEYYSGLKEPWDGPALLVFSDGKTIGATLDRNGLRPARYTITKDGYIVVASETGVVELPESEIVEKGRLGPGQMIVVDLQSQEILKNWEVKQRIAKQNPYGDWVKQNRQELKPQEFDHQLQLTPQNLISWQTAFGYTAEDVEMVIQSMAVDGKEPTYCMGDDIPLAILSDKPHVLYDYFKQRFAQVTNPAIDPLRESLVMSLSMQLGSKGNLLKIKPEDAHLLKLKTPVINEAELAIISQSDLKPVELSTLYEVSTGPGGLKTAVERLCQQAVTAVQQGAKILILSDRAERGINAELSYIPPLLAVGAVHHHLIRQGLRLKASLVVDTAQSWSTHHFACLIGYGASAICPYLALETVRQWWNDPKTQNLMQNEKIAYISVETAQKNYRKAVEAGLLKILSKMGISLLSSYHGAQIFEALGLAPDLINLGFVGTTSRIGGLTVEELAQEVVTFHSRAFPELHSKKLANFGFVKYKKGGEYHMNSPEVAKALHKAVETKQYDHYELYKKQLSGRPATALRDLLDYSSDRTSILLEEVEPVENIVKRFCTGGMSLGALSREAHETLAIAMNRIGGKSNSGEGGEDVVRFKILDDVDANGLSATLPHLKGLKNGDTASSAIKQVASGRFGVTPEYLMNAQQLEIKIAQGAKPGEGGQLPGKKVSPYIAMLRRSKPGVPLISPPPHHDIYSIEDLAQLIFDLHQINPKAQVSVKLVAEIGIGTIAAGVAKANADIIQISGHDGGTGASPLSSIKHAGISWELGLTEVHRVLLQNQLRDRVILRADGGLKTGWDVVMAALMGAEEYGFGSIAMIAEGCIMARVCHLNTCPVGVATQQEKLRERFSGVPENVVNFFYFIAEEVRSLLARLGYRRLDEIIGRTDLLYQRNDVQLTKTEGLNLDCLLDLPNVKEDRSWLSHEEVHSNGAVLDDELLADAEIAAAIRNQSAVKKEVKIINTDRSVGARIAGAIASQYGNSGFEGEITFKFKGYAGQSFGAFNLPGMNMILEGEANDYVGKGMHGGEIVITPPPSVTYNTAENTIVGNTCLYGATGGFLYANGKAGERFAVRNSQAVAVVEGTGDHCCEYMTGGVVVVLGSVGRNVGAGMTGGIGYFLDEEDNFSEKVNPEIVKIQRVISSVGEKQLKDLITAHAAKTGSQKAKMVLDNWNAYLNKFWQVVPPSEADTPEANPEAMIQLEKQSLTSV from the coding sequence ATGAGCAAAAAACAAAATATGACCAAGCTCGATGTAGCAACAAACAACAAACAGTTAAAATCTGAAAAAACTTTGACTCCTTTTCAGGGACAACGTTGGTTAGCCGAAGAAAGGGATGCTTGTGGTGTGGGCTTTATTGCTTATTGCGATAGTCGTGCTACTCACAAATTAATCGAACAAGCACTAAAAGCTTTGGGATGTATGGAACATCGGGGTGGTTGTAGTGCGGATCGCGATTCTGGGGATGGTGCGGGAATCATGACGGCTTTACCCGATGCGGTGATAAAAACTTGGTTTGACGAACATCAAATTCCAATGCCTAAGAGAGAAAAATATGGTGTTGGCATGGTCTTTTTGCCTCAAAATGAAGCAAAAACAACTGAATGTAAAAAATTTATTGAAGAAACAATCAAAGCAGAAAATTTAACTGTACTAGGTTGGCGTGTAGTACCAGTTAAACCTGAAGTATTAGGAACTCAAGCTAGAGAAAACCAACCTCGGATCGAACAGGTTTTGGTAACTTCACCCGAAGGATTATCTGGAGATGATCTAGACCGCAAATTGTATGTAGCGCGATCGCGAATTGGGAAAAAGTTATCAGATGATTTTTATATTTGTTCTTTTTCCTGTCGCACAATTGTCTATAAGGGCATGGTACGAGCAGAGGTATTGGGTGAATTTTACGAAGATTTGAAAAATACCAATTATGAAAGTGCTTTTGCTGTCTATCACCGACGTTTTAGTACTAATACTATGCCCAAATGGCCTTTTGCTCAACCGATGCGTTTATTGGGACATAATGGCGAAATCAATACTTTGCTGGGTAATATCAACTGGATGGCAACTAGGGAGCAAAATTTGAAAGTTCCTGGTTGGACAAGCGAAGAATTAGAAGGCTTGACTCCAATTGTTAATACGGATAATAGTGATTCCTATAACTTAGACAGTGTAATGGAATTGTTGGTCAGAACTGGGCGCAGTTTGCCCGAAGCTGCCATGATTCTAGTGCCAGAAGCTTATCAAAATCAACCCGAACTACAAAAGTATCCTGAAATTACTGATTTTTACGAATACTACAGCGGTTTGAAAGAGCCTTGGGATGGACCTGCGCTATTAGTATTTAGTGATGGTAAAACTATCGGTGCTACTTTAGATCGCAACGGTTTGCGTCCTGCTCGCTATACCATTACTAAAGATGGTTATATTGTGGTTGCTTCAGAAACTGGAGTAGTAGAGTTACCAGAAAGCGAGATTGTTGAAAAAGGGAGATTAGGTCCGGGGCAAATGATTGTCGTCGATTTACAATCTCAAGAAATTTTAAAAAATTGGGAAGTTAAGCAGCGCATTGCTAAACAAAACCCTTATGGCGATTGGGTTAAACAAAATCGCCAAGAGCTTAAGCCTCAAGAATTCGATCACCAATTGCAATTAACTCCTCAAAATTTAATTAGCTGGCAAACTGCTTTTGGTTACACTGCCGAAGATGTTGAAATGGTGATTCAGTCGATGGCGGTTGATGGTAAAGAACCAACTTATTGTATGGGGGATGATATTCCTTTAGCCATACTATCGGATAAACCTCATGTACTGTATGACTACTTTAAACAACGATTTGCTCAAGTAACCAACCCTGCGATCGATCCTTTAAGGGAAAGTTTGGTCATGTCTTTGTCGATGCAGCTTGGTTCAAAGGGAAATCTTTTAAAAATCAAACCTGAAGATGCTCATTTGTTAAAGTTGAAAACTCCTGTTATTAATGAAGCAGAGTTAGCCATTATTAGCCAATCTGATTTAAAGCCAGTAGAATTATCAACTTTATATGAGGTATCAACTGGTCCTGGAGGATTGAAAACAGCCGTTGAACGCCTTTGTCAGCAAGCAGTGACAGCAGTTCAACAAGGAGCAAAAATTTTAATCTTGAGTGACCGTGCTGAGCGAGGAATTAATGCAGAATTGAGTTATATTCCTCCTTTACTCGCGGTTGGAGCGGTTCACCATCACCTAATTCGTCAAGGATTACGCTTAAAAGCTTCTTTGGTAGTAGATACTGCTCAATCCTGGAGTACTCATCATTTTGCTTGTTTAATAGGTTATGGTGCGTCTGCTATTTGTCCTTATTTAGCTTTAGAAACAGTAAGACAGTGGTGGAATGATCCTAAAACTCAGAATTTAATGCAGAATGAAAAAATTGCTTATATTTCTGTAGAAACAGCGCAAAAAAATTATCGCAAAGCAGTAGAGGCAGGATTATTAAAAATCCTCTCCAAAATGGGTATTTCCCTACTCTCTTCCTACCACGGAGCGCAAATTTTTGAAGCATTGGGACTCGCACCAGACTTAATTAATTTAGGTTTTGTCGGTACGACTTCGCGCATTGGTGGTTTAACGGTAGAGGAATTGGCACAGGAAGTAGTTACTTTTCATAGTCGTGCTTTCCCCGAACTACACAGCAAAAAATTAGCCAACTTTGGTTTCGTTAAATATAAAAAAGGTGGGGAGTATCACATGAACTCTCCTGAAGTAGCCAAAGCCTTGCATAAAGCAGTAGAAACTAAGCAATACGACCACTATGAGCTTTATAAAAAACAGCTATCGGGTCGTCCTGCAACTGCTTTAAGAGACTTATTAGACTACAGCAGCGATCGCACTTCAATTCTCTTAGAAGAAGTCGAACCAGTCGAAAATATCGTCAAACGCTTCTGTACGGGAGGAATGTCTTTGGGTGCGTTATCGAGAGAAGCCCATGAAACTTTAGCGATCGCTATGAATCGCATTGGTGGTAAGTCTAATTCTGGAGAAGGTGGCGAAGATGTGGTTCGTTTTAAGATTTTAGATGATGTCGATGCCAATGGTTTATCTGCTACTTTGCCTCATCTGAAAGGTTTAAAAAATGGCGATACGGCTTCTTCCGCAATTAAACAGGTGGCTTCAGGACGTTTTGGTGTCACTCCGGAATATTTAATGAACGCCCAGCAACTAGAAATTAAAATTGCTCAAGGCGCAAAACCTGGTGAGGGAGGACAGTTACCAGGGAAAAAGGTTAGTCCTTATATTGCGATGTTGCGTCGTTCTAAACCTGGTGTACCGTTAATTTCGCCACCACCCCATCACGACATTTACTCGATTGAAGATTTAGCTCAGTTAATTTTTGACCTCCATCAAATCAATCCCAAAGCTCAAGTTTCCGTCAAATTAGTGGCAGAAATCGGTATTGGTACTATTGCTGCTGGTGTAGCTAAAGCTAACGCTGATATCATTCAAATATCGGGTCATGACGGTGGTACAGGTGCATCACCCTTGAGTTCGATCAAACACGCAGGAATTTCTTGGGAATTAGGTTTAACCGAAGTTCATCGAGTCTTGCTACAAAATCAATTGCGCGATCGCGTAATTTTAAGGGCTGATGGTGGCTTAAAAACTGGTTGGGATGTAGTCATGGCTGCCTTAATGGGAGCAGAAGAATATGGCTTCGGTTCGATCGCGATGATTGCCGAAGGCTGTATTATGGCAAGAGTTTGTCATCTTAATACTTGTCCTGTCGGAGTTGCTACTCAACAAGAAAAACTGCGAGAGCGTTTTAGCGGTGTTCCTGAAAATGTAGTTAATTTCTTTTACTTTATTGCTGAAGAAGTGCGTTCTCTTTTAGCAAGATTGGGTTACCGTCGTCTCGATGAAATTATTGGTCGTACAGATTTACTATACCAAAGAAATGATGTCCAGTTAACCAAAACTGAAGGTTTAAATCTAGACTGCTTGCTCGACTTACCTAATGTTAAAGAAGATCGGAGTTGGTTAAGTCATGAAGAAGTACACAGTAATGGTGCGGTTTTAGATGACGAATTATTAGCTGATGCAGAAATTGCTGCTGCCATTCGCAATCAAAGTGCAGTTAAGAAAGAAGTCAAAATAATTAATACTGACCGTTCCGTCGGTGCAAGAATAGCTGGCGCGATTGCATCTCAGTATGGTAATAGTGGTTTTGAAGGAGAAATTACTTTCAAATTCAAAGGCTATGCTGGTCAAAGTTTTGGTGCATTTAACCTACCAGGAATGAACATGATCCTGGAAGGAGAAGCTAACGACTATGTAGGCAAAGGAATGCACGGAGGAGAAATTGTCATTACTCCTCCTCCTAGTGTTACTTACAATACTGCCGAAAATACTATCGTTGGCAACACTTGTCTTTATGGTGCTACTGGTGGTTTTCTATATGCTAATGGCAAGGCTGGAGAAAGATTTGCTGTTCGTAATTCTCAAGCTGTAGCAGTAGTTGAAGGAACTGGCGACCACTGTTGTGAATATATGACTGGTGGTGTAGTCGTAGTTTTAGGCTCGGTAGGTCGAAATGTTGGGGCTGGAATGACTGGTGGAATTGGTTATTTCTTAGACGAAGAAGATAATTTCTCAGAAAAAGTTAATCCAGAAATTGTCAAAATTCAAAGAGTTATTTCTTCAGTAGGAGAAAAACAACTAAAAGACTTAATTACCGCTCATGCAGCTAAAACGGGTAGTCAAAAAGCGAAGATGGTTTTGGATAATTGGAACGCTTATCTAAATAAATTCTGGCAAGTTGTACCACCTTCGGAAGCTGATACTCCCGAAGCTAATCCTGAAGCAATGATTCAATTAGAAAAACAGTCTCTCACTTCGGTGTAA
- a CDS encoding IS4 family transposase — MKNTCNASVASKGFCFYKATNGIKRHLAIDTLGFPFFTHCTPANVSDDAGLIEMLTLNIDYFQSKPVNLPKLTILLDHGYHPEHLTEQLEQVYPEIMTKIKFELSTKPSKQEKAAQGKSGFVPAVARWVIERSNAWMERCKSLVKNFEREIRGGFLRL; from the coding sequence GTGAAAAATACCTGTAATGCCAGTGTCGCTTCCAAAGGCTTTTGTTTTTACAAAGCCACGAATGGGATTAAAAGACATCTGGCAATTGATACACTGGGATTTCCTTTCTTTACCCACTGCACACCAGCAAATGTCTCGGATGATGCAGGATTGATTGAGATGCTGACGCTAAATATTGACTATTTCCAGTCAAAACCCGTTAACCTTCCGAAGCTCACTATTTTGCTAGACCACGGATATCATCCCGAACATTTGACTGAGCAATTGGAGCAAGTTTATCCCGAGATCATGACGAAAATCAAGTTTGAACTGTCCACCAAACCCTCGAAACAAGAGAAGGCAGCGCAAGGGAAATCTGGATTTGTTCCTGCTGTTGCTCGCTGGGTGATTGAACGCTCAAACGCTTGGATGGAGCGTTGTAAAAGTTTGGTTAAAAACTTTGAGCGCGAGATACGCGGAGGTTTCCTCCGCTTGTAG
- a CDS encoding polysaccharide biosynthesis family protein: protein MKIIFKRFLEKDFVRNTLWELIAKLFTLTVQAIYFILITRLLGAENYGSFIGIASLAGIVFPFTSFGSGDLLIQAVVRDKKLFSLYWGNGLVIVIVGSFTLTIILFLLSPIIFAQQINILAILMILQADLIGLAIFVVSAKAFMSFNLLKKSSLLQIFGSASKLIAAFILAIAFPKPTLVHWAVLYLVSATLTAIIGVIVVSQLLGKPRPFAAKIPANLREGFYFSIGESASNINANIDKTMLASMASLEATGIYGAAYRFIEVGSVPIYAILAASYPKFFEYGASGIQKSLILVKRLLPIVVIYGIVAYCGFIFFAPYIPYVLGNEYVEAISALKWLAFVPLIGALQLLFADTLTGAGFQKSRSIIQVSTAATNALLNFWLIPKYSWLGATWATLASESFRVICLLLVILFVYEQQKKQV from the coding sequence ATGAAAATAATATTTAAACGTTTTTTAGAAAAAGATTTTGTTCGCAATACTCTCTGGGAACTAATTGCTAAACTTTTTACCTTAACAGTTCAAGCAATTTATTTTATTTTAATTACACGTCTTTTAGGAGCCGAAAATTATGGTTCTTTTATTGGTATTGCTTCTTTAGCTGGAATTGTTTTTCCTTTTACAAGTTTTGGCAGTGGTGATTTACTTATTCAAGCAGTTGTTCGAGATAAAAAATTATTTTCTCTTTATTGGGGTAATGGCTTAGTAATTGTAATAGTAGGTAGTTTTACTTTAACCATAATTTTATTTTTATTATCGCCAATTATTTTTGCTCAACAAATTAATATTTTAGCAATTTTAATGATTTTGCAAGCTGATTTAATCGGACTGGCAATTTTTGTCGTCAGTGCCAAAGCTTTTATGTCATTTAATTTGTTAAAAAAATCATCTTTACTACAAATTTTTGGTTCTGCAAGCAAATTAATTGCAGCTTTTATTTTAGCGATCGCATTCCCTAAACCAACCTTAGTTCACTGGGCAGTTTTGTATTTAGTTAGTGCAACTTTAACTGCCATTATAGGAGTAATTGTAGTTAGTCAACTATTAGGAAAACCTCGGCCTTTTGCTGCTAAAATTCCTGCCAATCTTAGAGAAGGATTTTATTTTTCGATTGGAGAATCAGCTAGTAATATTAACGCTAATATTGATAAAACAATGTTAGCCAGCATGGCTAGTTTGGAAGCTACCGGTATTTATGGAGCAGCTTATCGTTTTATTGAAGTAGGTAGCGTACCTATCTATGCAATTTTAGCTGCTTCTTATCCAAAATTTTTTGAGTATGGAGCTTCAGGAATTCAAAAAAGTTTGATTTTAGTTAAACGTCTTCTACCAATTGTTGTTATTTATGGAATTGTTGCTTATTGCGGTTTTATTTTTTTTGCTCCCTATATTCCCTACGTTTTAGGTAATGAATATGTTGAAGCAATTTCAGCTTTAAAATGGCTAGCTTTTGTTCCTTTAATTGGGGCTTTACAACTTTTATTTGCTGATACGCTTACAGGGGCAGGTTTTCAAAAAAGTCGTAGTATTATTCAAGTTTCTACGGCAGCTACTAATGCTTTACTAAATTTTTGGTTAATTCCTAAATATTCTTGGTTAGGAGCTACTTGGGCTACTTTAGCTTCTGAAAGTTTTAGAGTAATTTGTTTGTTATTAGTAATACTCTTTGTTTATGAACAACAGAAAAAACAAGTTTAG
- a CDS encoding iron-sulfur cluster assembly accessory protein, producing the protein MIFVSQTAAKEIKRIQLSRQQPDSQLRLTVKSGGCSGLFYVLNLESNYQPSLELTSQTDHLYQSNGIEVIVDQETFSYVQGLQLDYSEDLMGGGFRFQNPNAVNTCGCGLSFTYQNGEIVS; encoded by the coding sequence ATGATTTTTGTTAGTCAAACTGCAGCAAAAGAAATTAAAAGAATACAACTAAGTCGTCAACAACCAGATAGTCAACTAAGATTAACTGTCAAATCAGGTGGATGCTCTGGTTTATTTTATGTTTTAAATCTCGAATCCAATTATCAACCAAGCTTAGAGCTAACCAGTCAAACAGATCATCTTTACCAATCTAATGGAATTGAGGTCATCGTCGATCAAGAAACTTTTTCCTATGTTCAAGGTTTACAATTAGACTACTCTGAAGATTTAATGGGCGGTGGTTTTCGTTTCCAAAATCCTAATGCAGTAAATACCTGTGGTTGTGGATTATCTTTCACCTATCAGAACGGTGAAATAGTAAGCTAG
- a CDS encoding Mannose-6-phosphate isomerase: MPQSTKAIQEKPHLDLPDSFVQSGIAATEIRPWGSFTTLEEGKGYKIKRIEVNPGHRLSLQMHHHRSEHWIVVSGTAKVICGDSEMILSSNQSTYVPQCTAHRLENPGVIKLVLIEVQNGEYLGEDDIVRFQDDYSRQ; encoded by the coding sequence ATGCCTCAATCTACCAAAGCTATCCAGGAAAAACCTCATCTAGATTTACCCGATTCTTTTGTTCAATCAGGCATTGCTGCAACAGAAATTCGTCCTTGGGGTTCTTTCACAACTTTAGAAGAAGGAAAAGGTTATAAAATTAAAAGGATTGAAGTAAATCCAGGACATCGTCTTAGTTTACAAATGCATCATCATCGTAGTGAACACTGGATTGTTGTTTCAGGTACAGCCAAAGTAATTTGTGGCGATAGCGAAATGATCCTTAGCAGCAATCAGTCAACTTATGTACCTCAATGTACTGCTCATCGCCTAGAAAATCCAGGAGTAATTAAATTAGTTTTAATAGAAGTTCAAAACGGAGAATATCTTGGAGAAGATGATATTGTTCGATTTCAAGACGACTACTCTCGACAATAA
- a CDS encoding lysyl-tRNA synthetase, with the protein MADNQSPNKQQPSSTLEEIRATRIEKVEELKQLGLNPYVYKWEITHHAAELQEKYRDLADGEEVEDEVAIAGRIVARRVFGKLAFFEIQDETGKIQLYLDKKKINQKMPDLEGAFNHLKKLTDTGDILGVKGTIKRTEKGELSVYVEEYAILTKSLLPLPDKWHGLTDTEKRYRQRYVDLIVNPQVRQTFRRRAQITAGIRRYLEQRDFLEIETPVLQSQAGGADARPFITYHNTLEMDLYLRIATELYLKRLIVGGFEKVFELGRIFRNEGVSTRHNPEFTMIEVYQAYADYNDMMALTENLISTVTQEVLGKTKVTYQGESIDLTPPWRRVTMHELVQEATGLDFNSFNDFESAKVAAQKVEIEVPNDCQTIGKLLNEAFEQKVEETLIQPTFVIDYPVEISPLAKPHRSKPGLVERFELFIVGRETANSFSELTDPLDQRERLEAQAARKAAGDVEAHDVDEDFLAALEYGMPPTGGLGIGIDRLVMLLTDSPSIRDVIAFPLLKSQSVAIKSFDYDAEKKILKIEFYHGGIYKYLDVPESIYKELKETPSVGQYFNSKIRDKFGCDREV; encoded by the coding sequence ATGGCAGACAATCAATCCCCCAATAAGCAACAACCAAGCTCTACGTTAGAAGAAATTCGCGCTACTAGAATTGAAAAAGTTGAAGAACTTAAACAATTGGGATTGAATCCTTATGTTTATAAATGGGAAATCACTCATCACGCAGCCGAGTTACAAGAAAAATATCGTGATTTAGCTGATGGAGAAGAAGTTGAAGACGAAGTAGCGATCGCAGGAAGAATTGTTGCTCGTCGTGTTTTTGGTAAGCTAGCTTTTTTTGAAATCCAAGATGAAACTGGAAAAATTCAATTGTATTTAGATAAGAAAAAAATTAATCAGAAAATGCCTGATTTAGAAGGAGCTTTTAATCACCTCAAAAAGCTTACCGATACAGGCGATATTTTAGGAGTAAAAGGAACAATCAAAAGAACAGAGAAAGGCGAACTTTCTGTTTATGTAGAAGAGTATGCTATTCTCACTAAATCTTTATTACCTTTACCAGATAAATGGCATGGTTTAACTGATACTGAAAAACGCTATCGTCAGCGTTATGTTGATTTAATTGTTAATCCACAAGTTAGACAAACTTTTCGTCGTCGCGCTCAAATCACGGCTGGAATTCGTCGTTATTTAGAACAGCGCGATTTTTTAGAAATAGAAACTCCTGTTTTACAAAGTCAAGCTGGTGGTGCAGATGCTCGTCCTTTTATTACCTATCACAACACTTTGGAGATGGATTTATATCTCCGCATTGCTACCGAATTATATCTAAAAAGATTAATCGTTGGGGGTTTTGAAAAAGTATTTGAATTGGGAAGAATTTTTCGCAACGAAGGAGTTTCTACTCGTCACAATCCTGAATTTACCATGATTGAAGTTTATCAGGCTTACGCTGATTATAACGATATGATGGCGTTGACAGAAAATTTAATCAGTACTGTTACTCAAGAAGTTTTAGGTAAAACTAAAGTTACTTATCAAGGAGAATCAATTGACTTAACTCCTCCGTGGCGCAGAGTAACTATGCATGAATTAGTTCAAGAAGCGACAGGTTTAGATTTTAATTCATTTAATGACTTTGAATCAGCAAAAGTTGCAGCACAAAAAGTAGAAATAGAAGTACCAAATGACTGTCAAACTATTGGTAAACTTCTTAATGAAGCCTTTGAACAAAAAGTAGAAGAAACTTTAATTCAACCAACCTTTGTAATCGATTATCCGGTCGAGATTTCTCCTCTTGCTAAACCTCATAGAAGTAAACCAGGATTAGTAGAAAGATTTGAATTATTTATTGTTGGTAGAGAAACTGCCAATAGTTTTTCTGAATTAACCGATCCCTTAGATCAAAGAGAAAGGTTAGAAGCACAAGCAGCTAGAAAAGCAGCAGGAGATGTAGAAGCTCATGATGTTGATGAAGACTTTTTGGCAGCATTAGAATATGGTATGCCTCCTACAGGTGGTTTAGGGATCGGAATCGATCGCTTGGTGATGTTATTAACCGATTCTCCCAGTATTCGCGATGTAATTGCTTTCCCCTTATTAAAAAGTCAAAGTGTAGCGATTAAATCTTTTGACTATGATGCAGAAAAAAAAATTCTGAAAATTGAATTCTATCATGGTGGCATTTATAAATATTTAGATGTCCCAGAATCTATTTATAAAGAATTGAAAGAAACTCCTTCTGTCGGTCAATATTTTAATAGTAAAATACGAGATAAGTTTGGTTGCGATCGTGAAGTATGA